The nucleotide window AAAATGGctgatttttgtatatttatgtcAAAGGAGTCGAGAAACGAGGAAAACTGTCCAAATAACTGTTTTCATCACATAACTACTAAATAgttcttttttatgtatatatatgctagaataaaatcgaaaaaaacagaaaaatgtcAACATGACTACCAAAAAAGTCAAAGAAGAATAAATGTCAAAATAGCTAGTTTTTACAAATATCTACCAAAGAAGTtgttgaaaaagaaagaagaaaagtgTCAAAATGACTTTTCTGTCACATACCTACTAAGAAgtgtcaaaaattattgttttcgaCAAATACctaccaaaaagaaaaaaaaaataccaaaaatgaaGTACATACCAATCATAGAAGAAGTCTAAGATTAAAAAGTGTTGAAAATGGCCGTCTTAGTATATAGCagccaaataaaaaataaaatagaagaaaaagtgCTGAAAATGGCTGTTTTTCTACatatttaccaaaaaaagttgaaatacgatcaaaaaatgtcaaaatgaacttttttgatattaacgTAATAAAGAAGAGGTTGAGAAGAACATGaacttctattttttcatacaCCATTCATAggaaaagcaaaaaaagaagaaaaagtgtCAGAAAtggttatttttatcaaaaatggaatctaataagaaaaaaaaaggaaaaaaacatctattttagtatatatcaataaaagaagaagaaaaaaacctAAAATGGCAGCTTTGGTgaatttttaacttaaaaagaagtcgaaaacaaacaaaaagtgaaaaaacgaCTGTTTTTGTcataaacttaataaaaaagaagtcaaataagaagataaaataacaaaaatgtctATGTCATCATATATCATTGatagaagaaatgaaaagaaaagaaaacgtGCCAAAAATGGCCGATTTTGTAGATATATGCCAAAAAAGATgtcgaaaacaaacaaaaaacgtcaaattcactttttaaaaaagagGTTTTTAccaaataagaagaaaaagtgACAGAACCATCTATTATAGTACGTACCAACcaaagaagaagagaaagaagaagaaaaaaagccaaaattggttatttttataGATGTATACCAAAAAAGAAGTCGAAAACTaggaaatatgtcaaaattggCTATTTCTCTACATAATTACAAAAAAGCTAgtaaaaaatcgaagaaatatCAGTTATAGTTTGTACTGGTCAATAAAAAAGattaagaaagaagaaatagTGTTAAAAATGGCTGTTTCTGtaaaaatttaccaaaaaaaaagtcgaattaaaatcaaaagtgTCATAAATGTCTAAACCAATTAAAGAAGATGTCAAAAAAGAAGACAAAGTGACAGAACCATCTATTTCAGTATATACcaaacaaaaaagaagagaaaaagaaaagaatctGACAAAAATTGCTGTTTTCGTAGATATTTACCGAAAAAGAAGTCGAGAAAGAAGAAGTGGTAGTGAAAATGCCTATTTTATCattcacaaaaaattgtgaaaaaagaagaaatagtgTCAAATAAGaagtgaaaaaagaagaaaaagtatcGAAAATGGCAGTTTCTGTACATATTTACCAAATAAGATGTCGAGAAAGAAGAAATAGTGCCAAAATGATTATTTCTGCTCATATTTACCAAGAGAAGATAACCAAAAAAGATCCAAAAATGGCTATTATAGTCCATTACAGTTTGTACAAGTCAGAGAAAgggataaaaaagaagaaacagtGTTAAAAATGGCTGTTTCTGAACGTATTCACCAAATAAGAATTCGAGAAAGAAAGACAAGTGTCAAAATGGTTATTTCTGCACATATTTACAAAAAGAGGAAGTCaaaaaagaagataataaaatattcttataatACACATATCAACCTAagaagaaaggaaaaaaaaaagaaaaaatgccAAAGATGGTTATTTGTGTAGatatttaccaaaaaatcaaaaaggaagaaaaaaagtaaaaaatgacTGATTACATACATAACTTTcaaaaagacaagaaaaaaatgtcaacCTGTCTACCTGTCAAAGAAACCTCAAACAAATATACCAAAGAAGAAAATCCCCCTCCCcccaaaaaaagaaaacattaccAAAAATGGCAACGCCCTTTACCGTCGAGTACACCAATCAACATACCTgccatttttttctcataaccCTTTGCAAATCCTTCAAAAATTCCACCGGCGGTTCGACCAACTTTTTCGGACTAGTCAATTTGGTGGTTTCCGCCCTTTTAGGCGGCGGCGGTTTTTTCGGTAAAGGCGGCACTTCCTGCGGCGTCAAATTAAAACTAATCTTTTTGCCAGTCTTCTTAGGACTAGGGGGCTCCTGGAAATTCACCTTCCTCTGTATACCGGGCGAATTCCGGTAGGTGTTGCCGGAAGACGAACCCGAACTGTTACTCGACGCTATACTATTACAAGAAATCTGTCTcggtaaagaagaagaagactgtCTAATGGAAGACCGAAGACCCGCGGTACCGTACAACATCTCCTGACCGTTGACGCATCTATGCGCCGTCACATTGAAATTAACCGGCGGATTTCCTTGAATAGGCGTACTACAACCGCTTCCGGCGTTCGATTGCGGAGGACTACAAACCGGTGTATTCAATCTCGAATGGGTTGGCGTTAAATCCGGCGACAAGGCTCCGCCGATCCTTTTCCTTATAGCGGTATCCTCTCCGGGCGGCGGCGGTAGCGACATGAGCGACAATTGGCTACCGGTTAATTCGGCGCCGGTAATCGGCGGTAAATCGATCGGATTCGGAGGCGGCGGAAGACTATCGAGGGAAAGATTCGAATTGTATACTTCGGGAGGCGGCGCCGGTAaggaataattatttattattatatcgtCGTGGTTTTCGGGGGGCGGCGGCGGTAACGACGTTATGGAATCCGTCATAACGGTCGATAAGTAACCGTTTCCGGTAGTATAATCCGGTAAAGTACCGCACAAAGGCGTCGTATTTCCGCTTCTGTTTCCCGTAGATTCGACGGATCCTCTGGATTTGTAGGAATGTTGCCTTTTTAGGGTACCGCTGTTGGAGGAATCGTCCGATTGGTTGGATTTCCTTCGGTTATGACCTCGCGTTAAAGTACCGGAATTTGTGTAGATTATGGGACTGGAGGGTAATGGGGTTCCGTCGGTTTCGTCCCTAGTTTCGCCGACTTCTTTCAATTGTCGAGTGATATTGGTTAACGGTAAACTGGGTTTCATCGATGGTTTTCTTTTGATGGTACctaaaatgaatgaaaacattttttatatttaaatttttttcaattttccaataGTTTTAGGTGTGTATTTACCCATGGGAAATTCGGAATCGAAAGCGTTTTCGCAACTGGACGGGGCGCTGTCCGACATACAACCGCTGGAACTGGAGCTACTAGCTCTGCTGTGTCTTCCCGAGCTCATATCGGTCGATGTGGAATATGTTTCGCTTTGGGTTCCATAACCGGCTTCGCTACTTTGATATCTATAATATTTACAACGAACAATTAgtacataacaaaaaaaatgaaatgaaaggaGAATCGTCGGAATAATGGAAGAGAAATCcgttttaaatggaaaaaaccaAATGGGGTATGTTAAAATTGGGGAAGATGAAATTAAACTCTGAAGGAAAAGGAGTATTGAAGAAGTAATAGAATGGGAATCCTTAAAAACGATAGAATAAGATAAAggaagataaaacaaaagaaagaagTATCGAAACAGGAATGAAAAAGAAATCGTTTGTAAATGAAAGATCTAAAAGAGATAGGACGAGAAAAAGGTGTCAAAGtgacatttttttgtacataattaCCAAAAGAGAAgtcgaagaagaagaaaaaatgtcaaattgaCTGTTTTCGTACACAATTAGAAAAAGAGAAGTCGGAAAAGAAggaaaagtagaaaattttctgttttttgtaAAGATCCACCAAACAAGTAGACGAAAACGATCCAAAGTGTCAAACtaatcattttttgtataaagaaGAAGTTAAAATGACAGTTATTTTGTACATATTGtcgaataagaagaaaaagtacTAAAATGACATATTTACCAAAAGAAAAGTAAAAGAAGGAGGAAAATGTCAAACTGACAGTTTTTGTAGACAATTAGAAAATTCATCAAAGAAAGAGTCAATAACGaacattaaatatcaaattgactattttttgtacaaaaaagaaattgaaaaagaagaaaaaggtCAAAAATGGTAGAATAAGAATAGAAAGTGtggaattgattattttttgtatacataAGATGTCGATAAAGGATAAAAAGTGTCAAACATGCTCGAAGAAATCGAAGAAAACAAATGTcaaattgacagttttttttgtataaaacagaAGTTGgggaaggaaaaaaatatagtattgaCTGTTTTCTCACACAACTACCATACGAATCCagcaaaaaatgttgataacgtgaaacaaatgtcaaaaatgacaatttttgatatatatacaCCCAAAACAAAGTGGACAAAGCacaagaaatgtcaaaaatgacaGTTATCGTACATACCCACCCAAAACAAAGTCAACAAAGcacaaaaatgtcaaaaacgatAGTTTTTGGTACATATACACTCAAAACAAAGTCAACAAAGCAcaagaaatgtcaaaaacgaTAGTTTTTGGTACATATACACTCAAAACAAAGTCAACAAAGCAcaagaaatgtcaaaaacgaTAGTTTTTGGTACATATACACTCAAAACAAAGTCAACAAAGCAcaagaaatgtcaaaaacgaTAGTTTTTGGTACATATACACTCAAAACAAAGTCAACAAAGCAcaagaaatgtcaaaaacgaTAGTTTTTGGTACATATACACTCAAAACAAAGTCAACAAAGCAcaagaaatgtcaaaaacgaTAGTTTTTGGTACATATACACTCAAAACAAAGTCAACAAAGCAcaagaaatgtcaaaaacgaTAGTTTTTGGTACATATACACTCAAAACAAAGTCAACAAAGCAcaagaaatgtcaaaaacgaTAGTTTTTGGTACATATACACTCAAAACAAAGTCAACAAAGCAcaagaaatgtcaaaaacgaTAGTTTTTGGTACATATACACTCAAAACAAAGTCAACAAAGCAcaagaaatgtcaaaaacgaTAGTTTTTGGTACATATACACTCAAAACAAAGTCAACAAAGCAcaagaaatgtcaaaaacgaTAGTTTTTGGTACATATACACTCAAAACAAAGTCAACAAAGCAcaagaaatgtcaaaaacgaTAGTTTTTGGTACATATACACTCAAAACAAAGTCAACAAAGCAcaagaaatgtcaaaaacgaTAGTTTTTGGTACATATACACTCAAAACAAAGTCAACAAAGCAcaagaaatgtcaaaaacgaTAGTTTTTGGTACATATACACTCAAAACAAAGTCAACAAAGCAcaagaaatgtcaaaaacgaTAGTTTTTGGTACATATACACTCAAAACAAAGTCAACAAAGCacaagaaatgtcaaaaatgacagtttttgtaCATACCCACCAAAAACAAAGTGGACAAAGTGGACAAAGCACaacaaatgtaaaaaatgtCAGTTTTCGTACATATTCATCAAAAACAAAGTCGAAAAAGCACAACAACAgtcaaaaatgacatttttggtACATACCCACCAAAAACAAAGTGGACAAAGCACAACAAATGTCAAAAACGACAGTTTTTGGTACATATACACTCAAAACAAAGTCAACAAAGCacaagaaatgtcaaaaatgacagttttcgTACATATTCATCAAAAACAAAGTGGACAAAGCACAACAAATGTCAAAAACGACAGTTTTTGGTACAtattcatcaaaaacaaaatcaaaggATAAAAAATCtagtaaatattaaaaaggGAAACGATTATTTACTAATTCGAGAATGGTACAAAGAGAAAtgactaaaaaattaattgttaataaaataatgaaatgaaaattttggaaaaaaaaatcaaaatattggtCAAATATTGTTTCCATAAAACAATAATACACACAACTCGATATTTTTAACGCCttaaataaagtttcaatatttttttctaagcCCGTACGccaacaaattttccaaaacatttCTGGAACATACCAGAACGTTCAGAACTTCAAAAAGGCGAAAAACCGACACGAGTAAAcatttaaggaaaaaacgaaAGATTATACGGGGGTTAAACGACACTTACCCTTGCGTAGGTGTGGTAACATTAGACGGAAACGATTGAACGGCGATGGAACTAACAGAACAACTCCTGGCGTTGGCTAAAATGTCCAAATCCTCTTGGGCCAGCTCGTCGACGAGACTCCTGTAATTATCCATCAATTGTTTACCGAATTTCGCTATCCTCATACCGACCATCCACCTTTCCAACGTGTTCTGGTCCTCGGCGcacaaatattttatgtactTCGTCGATTTCGGTTCTTGTAatctgaattaaaaaaaaaattatgtataattttatcTTCTTTGACCCCAAAGTTCGAATTCCGCTGATAATTCCGCGTTTACCTCGGATGTTTAACGGCGAAACAAAAATCCGTCGGAGCCTTGTACTTTTTCTTCCATCCCAAGCCGTAATAGATGTGGTTGTTGTCGAATGTGGCCAGGCAGACCAAATCCTTGGCCGATTTCGCTTTATCCTTCGGGTAATAATACAATCCCGACGCCCGGAGAACGAAATGGTGTTTTTTCCATCCTTTCTTCGAATCCGCCTTCAAATAGAGAGGTCCTTCCACTTCGGGCGGATTGTTCGAGGAGAAGTATTCTTCCAATAACATATTTCTGAAATGTTCGTCGTAGTCCTGATCTTCCTTTTTGTCGGTAGACGATAAGAGGAATCTTTCCGGTTGGGAAAACAATTTGATCTTATCTTCTCTTTCTACGAAGTAGATTTTGTTTTTGGAATCGCGTGTCCAAAGTAGGAGATTGTCCACTAGGAGTTCGTGGTCTTCGTAGAATCTCTCTGGAATGTGAATGgatgaaatataagaaaagaaaTGGAATAGAAAATAAGTTATCGAGatgaaaaggaaaataaataaaaaaaactagtaGAGAAAATCGATGGGAAGAATGTAAAAGTAGAAGACAGGAGGAAAAGAAAGCAAAGAATTTACGGAGacaaaaagaactaaaaaaaaaaaaagaaataatagagaaatagataataaaagagactaaaaataaaaaaaaactgtgttGTAAGTGGACATAAAGTTGAAAAACATGATTTAACGTAGTAAGAAAACATAATTCGAAGAAAAGGAGACGTATGAAAATGATTAGAATGAAAGTAATAGAAGAATAAATA belongs to Diorhabda carinulata isolate Delta chromosome X, icDioCari1.1, whole genome shotgun sequence and includes:
- the LOC130900842 gene encoding abnormal cell migration protein 10 isoform X3, translated to MSWIKKANIKMGVKKMNDNDDDNSSNYSDDSGLDPTNSASHLRPLNSDITAPRIDSYRFSMANLEDSQDVDLDAILGELCALETVCDREIGQARDKIQSAISDSQTQIENRTHNRSLSEASRMKIDNDDNLLMKSDSGRTESPDNDSAFSDTVSMLSSESSASSGGSGAKPQTLRLQNVQQDDASRLKAEKIKMAMEKIKEANIQKLFLKVFTVDGSAKSLLVDEKMVCSYVTRLLADKNHVQMEPKWAIVEHLPDLYMERFYEDHELLVDNLLLWTRDSKNKIYFVEREDKIKLFSQPERFLLSSTDKKEDQDYDEHFRNMLLEEYFSSNNPPEVEGPLYLKADSKKGWKKHHFVLRASGLYYYPKDKAKSAKDLVCLATFDNNHIYYGLGWKKKYKAPTDFCFAVKHPRLQEPKSTKYIKYLCAEDQNTLERWMVGMRIAKFGKQLMDNYRSLVDELAQEDLDILANARSCSVSSIAVQSFPSNVTTPTQGYQSSEAGYGTQSETYSTSTDMSSGRHSRASSSSSSGCMSDSAPSSCENAFDSEFPMGTIKRKPSMKPSLPLTNITRQLKEVGETRDETDGTPLPSSPIIYTNSGTLTRGHNRRKSNQSDDSSNSGTLKRQHSYKSRGSVESTGNRSGNTTPLCGTLPDYTTGNGYLSTVMTDSITSLPPPPPENHDDIIINNYSLPAPPPEVYNSNLSLDSLPPPPNPIDLPPITGAELTGSQLSLMSLPPPPGEDTAIRKRIGGALSPDLTPTHSRLNTPVCSPPQSNAGSGCSTPIQGNPPVNFNVTAHRCVNGQEMLYGTAGLRSSIRQSSSSLPRQISCNSIASSNSSGSSSGNTYRNSPGIQRKVNFQEPPSPKKTGKKISFNLTPQEVPPLPKKPPPPKRAETTKLTSPKKLVEPPVEFLKDLQRVMRKKWQVAQKCKLEPETTPHEVLGFRDPPVLLPDYKEHNVSNWVQEHYGPNNVYENIYRDNNPDAVVEYATSPVHVRNEIRSSVSSMDSMKSKRPPPPPPPKRSETTHLTTPKTY
- the LOC130900842 gene encoding ras-associated and pleckstrin homology domains-containing protein 1 isoform X4, which codes for MFKGWKFVNKGLDPTNSASHLRPLNSDITAPRIDSYRFSMANLEDSQDVDLDAILGELCALETVCDREIGQARDKIQSAISDSQTQIENRTHNRSLSEASRMKIDNDDNLLMKSDSGRTESPDNDSAFSDTVSMLSSESSASSGGSGAKPQTLRLQNVQQDDASRLKAEKIKMAMEKIKEANIQKLFLKVFTVDGSAKSLLVDEKMVCSYVTRLLADKNHVQMEPKWAIVEHLPDLYMERFYEDHELLVDNLLLWTRDSKNKIYFVEREDKIKLFSQPERFLLSSTDKKEDQDYDEHFRNMLLEEYFSSNNPPEVEGPLYLKADSKKGWKKHHFVLRASGLYYYPKDKAKSAKDLVCLATFDNNHIYYGLGWKKKYKAPTDFCFAVKHPRLQEPKSTKYIKYLCAEDQNTLERWMVGMRIAKFGKQLMDNYRSLVDELAQEDLDILANARSCSVSSIAVQSFPSNVTTPTQGYQSSEAGYGTQSETYSTSTDMSSGRHSRASSSSSSGCMSDSAPSSCENAFDSEFPMGTIKRKPSMKPSLPLTNITRQLKEVGETRDETDGTPLPSSPIIYTNSGTLTRGHNRRKSNQSDDSSNSGTLKRQHSYKSRGSVESTGNRSGNTTPLCGTLPDYTTGNGYLSTVMTDSITSLPPPPPENHDDIIINNYSLPAPPPEVYNSNLSLDSLPPPPNPIDLPPITGAELTGSQLSLMSLPPPPGEDTAIRKRIGGALSPDLTPTHSRLNTPVCSPPQSNAGSGCSTPIQGNPPVNFNVTAHRCVNGQEMLYGTAGLRSSIRQSSSSLPRQISCNSIASSNSSGSSSGNTYRNSPGIQRKVNFQEPPSPKKTGKKISFNLTPQEVPPLPKKPPPPKRAETTKLTSPKKLVEPPVEFLKDLQRVMRKKWQVAQKCKLEPETTPHEVLGFRDPPVLLPDYKEHNVSNWVQEHYGPNNVYENIYRDNNPDAVVEYATSPVHVRNEIRSSVSSMDSMKSKRPPPPPPPKRSETTHLTTPKTY
- the LOC130900842 gene encoding ras-associated and pleckstrin homology domains-containing protein 1 isoform X1, giving the protein MFCGGSFRLKSGRENDQYRMVTIDKSTIKILRSASFCGTNNARGRNIYISSPLCPLNTVTGLDPTNSASHLRPLNSDITAPRIDSYRFSMANLEDSQDVDLDAILGELCALETVCDREIGQARDKIQSAISDSQTQIENRTHNRSLSEASRMKIDNDDNLLMKSDSGRTESPDNDSAFSDTVSMLSSESSASSGGSGAKPQTLRLQNVQQDDASRLKAEKIKMAMEKIKEANIQKLFLKVFTVDGSAKSLLVDEKMVCSYVTRLLADKNHVQMEPKWAIVEHLPDLYMERFYEDHELLVDNLLLWTRDSKNKIYFVEREDKIKLFSQPERFLLSSTDKKEDQDYDEHFRNMLLEEYFSSNNPPEVEGPLYLKADSKKGWKKHHFVLRASGLYYYPKDKAKSAKDLVCLATFDNNHIYYGLGWKKKYKAPTDFCFAVKHPRLQEPKSTKYIKYLCAEDQNTLERWMVGMRIAKFGKQLMDNYRSLVDELAQEDLDILANARSCSVSSIAVQSFPSNVTTPTQGYQSSEAGYGTQSETYSTSTDMSSGRHSRASSSSSSGCMSDSAPSSCENAFDSEFPMGTIKRKPSMKPSLPLTNITRQLKEVGETRDETDGTPLPSSPIIYTNSGTLTRGHNRRKSNQSDDSSNSGTLKRQHSYKSRGSVESTGNRSGNTTPLCGTLPDYTTGNGYLSTVMTDSITSLPPPPPENHDDIIINNYSLPAPPPEVYNSNLSLDSLPPPPNPIDLPPITGAELTGSQLSLMSLPPPPGEDTAIRKRIGGALSPDLTPTHSRLNTPVCSPPQSNAGSGCSTPIQGNPPVNFNVTAHRCVNGQEMLYGTAGLRSSIRQSSSSLPRQISCNSIASSNSSGSSSGNTYRNSPGIQRKVNFQEPPSPKKTGKKISFNLTPQEVPPLPKKPPPPKRAETTKLTSPKKLVEPPVEFLKDLQRVMRKKWQVAQKCKLEPETTPHEVLGFRDPPVLLPDYKEHNVSNWVQEHYGPNNVYENIYRDNNPDAVVEYATSPVHVRNEIRSSVSSMDSMKSKRPPPPPPPKRSETTHLTTPKTY
- the LOC130900842 gene encoding amyloid beta A4 precursor protein-binding family B member 1-interacting protein isoform X2, producing the protein MYSLQGTTNFIKMNKFCESIDGGDVDSDTEDPEQLLNEWLGELDSLTGGLDPTNSASHLRPLNSDITAPRIDSYRFSMANLEDSQDVDLDAILGELCALETVCDREIGQARDKIQSAISDSQTQIENRTHNRSLSEASRMKIDNDDNLLMKSDSGRTESPDNDSAFSDTVSMLSSESSASSGGSGAKPQTLRLQNVQQDDASRLKAEKIKMAMEKIKEANIQKLFLKVFTVDGSAKSLLVDEKMVCSYVTRLLADKNHVQMEPKWAIVEHLPDLYMERFYEDHELLVDNLLLWTRDSKNKIYFVEREDKIKLFSQPERFLLSSTDKKEDQDYDEHFRNMLLEEYFSSNNPPEVEGPLYLKADSKKGWKKHHFVLRASGLYYYPKDKAKSAKDLVCLATFDNNHIYYGLGWKKKYKAPTDFCFAVKHPRLQEPKSTKYIKYLCAEDQNTLERWMVGMRIAKFGKQLMDNYRSLVDELAQEDLDILANARSCSVSSIAVQSFPSNVTTPTQGYQSSEAGYGTQSETYSTSTDMSSGRHSRASSSSSSGCMSDSAPSSCENAFDSEFPMGTIKRKPSMKPSLPLTNITRQLKEVGETRDETDGTPLPSSPIIYTNSGTLTRGHNRRKSNQSDDSSNSGTLKRQHSYKSRGSVESTGNRSGNTTPLCGTLPDYTTGNGYLSTVMTDSITSLPPPPPENHDDIIINNYSLPAPPPEVYNSNLSLDSLPPPPNPIDLPPITGAELTGSQLSLMSLPPPPGEDTAIRKRIGGALSPDLTPTHSRLNTPVCSPPQSNAGSGCSTPIQGNPPVNFNVTAHRCVNGQEMLYGTAGLRSSIRQSSSSLPRQISCNSIASSNSSGSSSGNTYRNSPGIQRKVNFQEPPSPKKTGKKISFNLTPQEVPPLPKKPPPPKRAETTKLTSPKKLVEPPVEFLKDLQRVMRKKWQVAQKCKLEPETTPHEVLGFRDPPVLLPDYKEHNVSNWVQEHYGPNNVYENIYRDNNPDAVVEYATSPVHVRNEIRSSVSSMDSMKSKRPPPPPPPKRSETTHLTTPKTY